A stretch of Imperialibacter roseus DNA encodes these proteins:
- a CDS encoding D-2-hydroxyacid dehydrogenase, protein MQIVITDGYTLNPGDLSWDALHQLGEVKYYDRTSPQEMIQRCKEAHVIVTNKTPVTAETIKACSHLKLVAVTATGYNIVDVEAAGKAGVPVCNVPIYGTHSVAQHTFALILELTNRVGQNSRRVSKGEWSEAKDWCFTSGPLIELLDKTIGIVGLGRIGEQVARMAEAFGMKVIYHNRSPKKVGWKSRTVGELFKESDFISVHCPLTSENEKFINEQLIATMKPKAFLINTSRGQLIDEEALANALQKGVIAGAALDVLSKEPPPKGHPLVGLENCLITPHNAWLSFEARKRMMATTVENIQEALKGNPIHVVNQGYLKS, encoded by the coding sequence TGAAGTGAAATACTATGATCGAACGTCGCCGCAGGAAATGATTCAGCGGTGCAAAGAGGCTCATGTCATTGTCACCAACAAAACGCCGGTGACAGCCGAGACCATAAAAGCTTGTTCACATTTGAAGCTAGTTGCTGTAACGGCCACTGGCTACAATATTGTGGACGTGGAGGCGGCCGGAAAGGCTGGAGTGCCCGTTTGCAATGTCCCCATTTACGGGACGCATTCAGTGGCCCAGCATACTTTCGCACTGATTCTTGAGCTTACAAACCGGGTGGGGCAAAACTCTCGGAGAGTAAGCAAAGGTGAATGGTCGGAGGCTAAAGATTGGTGTTTCACAAGCGGCCCATTGATTGAGCTTTTGGATAAAACGATAGGCATTGTGGGTTTGGGAAGAATTGGCGAGCAGGTAGCGAGAATGGCAGAAGCGTTTGGGATGAAAGTCATTTACCACAACAGAAGCCCCAAAAAGGTAGGCTGGAAATCACGAACTGTCGGAGAGCTTTTTAAGGAAAGCGATTTCATATCAGTCCATTGCCCACTAACCAGCGAAAACGAGAAGTTTATCAATGAACAACTGATTGCAACCATGAAGCCAAAGGCTTTTCTCATTAATACGAGCAGGGGCCAGCTGATCGACGAAGAGGCTCTTGCCAACGCTTTGCAGAAGGGTGTTATTGCCGGGGCTGCATTGGATGTGCTTAGCAAGGAGCCGCCACCAAAAGGGCATCCACTTGTAGGCCTGGAAAACTGCCTGATTACCCCTCACAATGCCTGGTTGAGTTTCGAAGCCAGGAAAAGAATGATGGCTACTACGGTGGAAAATATTCAGGAGGCACTAAAGGGAAATCCGATTCATGTAGTCAACCAGGGTTATTTAAAAAGTTGA
- a CDS encoding GH116 family glycosyl hydrolase, whose protein sequence is MKTRADRRRFLKNLGMGGVGTGLLSAEMSCAPNERKGIAENNKPIGERSTRAYNGKYSDDYLKRIAMPIGGMGAGMFCLEGAGAISHVSVRNKPDIFNEPGMFAAISIKGMDKGAKVLEGPVPDWKKFGLRDAGNGLGGAITGLPHFKKATFETRFPFAGIELEDDDLPLKVQITGWSPFIPGDDDNSSLPIGAIEYKLKNTGPGAVEAVFSFNSKNFLKVDKGTNTVKPITNGFVLSEAGTKEEPSKKCDFALFTNDAATVVDHCWFRGGWWDPLTIAWNTIKNAEVRPVKPVESGAPGASLYVPFSLAAGQEKTIKVMMAWYSPDSDQSFGKMGIRAEDCLPEDGCADSPDELDKYDKNFDAKFFKPWYSSRFSSVNEVSSYWKDNYDGLYRKSDLFTKAFYASTLPPEVVEAVAANLSILKSPTVQRQFDGRLWNFEGCGDSWGCCHGSCTHVWNYAQAIPHLFPALERSLRHTEFFENQNAQGHQNFRATSPIRVNDHNFHAAADGQLGGIMKVYREWRISGDNVWVGKMFPLVKSSMDFCIRTWDPSEKGILEEPHHNTYDIEFWGPDGMHMSFYVGALNALVAMGKFLGKDVGKYEQLAGQGKAFMESELYDGEYFIQKIKVDGLKAPNPIEASAISMGGQYSDEARQLLEEEGPKYQYGNGCLSDGVLGAWIARVCGLDDPIDPGKLKSHLLAVHKYNLKDNLSDHANPQRPTFALGNDGGLLLCSWPKGGKLSLPFVYSDEVWTGIEYQVAAHLMEMGAVEEGLEIVRTCRDRYDGRVRNPFNEYECGSWYARALSSYGMLQGLTGVRYDAVDKTLYVDSRIGDFTSFLSTENGFGTVTLKGGQPSLDVVYGEISVDKVMVSGKELTLA, encoded by the coding sequence ATGAAAACTAGAGCCGATCGTCGTCGATTTTTAAAGAACCTCGGAATGGGGGGCGTAGGCACTGGCCTGCTCTCAGCCGAAATGTCGTGTGCCCCCAACGAGAGGAAAGGGATAGCCGAAAACAACAAGCCCATTGGCGAGCGATCAACCAGGGCCTACAATGGCAAATACAGTGACGACTATTTGAAACGCATAGCCATGCCCATTGGGGGCATGGGGGCTGGTATGTTTTGCCTGGAAGGCGCAGGTGCTATTTCGCATGTGTCGGTGAGGAACAAGCCTGATATATTCAATGAGCCGGGCATGTTTGCAGCCATTTCTATTAAAGGAATGGACAAAGGAGCCAAAGTGTTGGAAGGCCCGGTTCCTGACTGGAAAAAGTTTGGGCTGAGGGATGCAGGCAATGGTCTTGGTGGAGCAATTACGGGGTTGCCGCACTTCAAGAAGGCTACTTTTGAAACCCGATTTCCATTTGCGGGTATTGAACTTGAAGATGACGATTTGCCACTGAAGGTTCAGATCACTGGCTGGAGCCCTTTTATTCCCGGCGATGATGACAACTCCAGTCTGCCAATTGGCGCCATTGAATACAAGCTTAAGAACACAGGCCCTGGTGCGGTAGAAGCTGTATTCTCGTTTAACTCAAAGAATTTCCTGAAGGTCGACAAGGGTACCAACACAGTGAAGCCCATCACCAATGGGTTTGTGTTGTCGGAAGCTGGTACAAAGGAGGAGCCTTCCAAAAAATGTGATTTTGCGCTTTTCACAAACGACGCTGCCACAGTTGTTGATCATTGCTGGTTTCGTGGAGGCTGGTGGGATCCTTTGACTATCGCTTGGAACACGATAAAAAATGCTGAAGTGAGGCCGGTGAAGCCCGTAGAATCGGGGGCGCCTGGTGCTTCATTGTACGTTCCTTTTTCCCTTGCAGCAGGGCAGGAAAAGACGATCAAGGTAATGATGGCATGGTACAGCCCTGACAGCGATCAGTCGTTTGGGAAAATGGGCATTCGTGCGGAAGACTGTTTGCCCGAAGATGGATGCGCTGATTCACCTGATGAGCTGGATAAATACGATAAGAATTTTGATGCAAAGTTTTTCAAGCCATGGTACAGTAGCAGGTTCTCAAGTGTAAATGAGGTGAGCAGCTATTGGAAAGATAACTACGATGGCCTGTACAGAAAGTCCGATTTGTTCACAAAGGCTTTTTATGCCAGCACATTGCCGCCAGAGGTGGTTGAGGCAGTGGCAGCAAACCTGTCCATTCTCAAATCGCCTACAGTGCAAAGGCAATTCGATGGCCGTCTCTGGAATTTCGAAGGTTGTGGCGATTCGTGGGGCTGCTGCCACGGTTCTTGCACCCATGTGTGGAACTACGCACAGGCCATACCACATCTTTTTCCAGCGCTGGAAAGAAGCCTCAGGCACACGGAATTCTTTGAAAATCAAAATGCTCAGGGTCATCAGAATTTTCGGGCAACATCACCTATCAGAGTAAATGATCATAATTTCCATGCGGCAGCTGATGGCCAGCTTGGAGGCATTATGAAAGTGTACAGAGAGTGGCGCATTAGCGGAGACAATGTGTGGGTTGGCAAAATGTTCCCGCTGGTGAAGTCTAGTATGGACTTTTGTATTCGTACGTGGGATCCATCGGAAAAGGGGATACTGGAAGAGCCACATCACAACACCTACGATATTGAATTCTGGGGGCCGGATGGCATGCACATGAGCTTTTATGTGGGAGCGCTCAATGCGCTGGTGGCTATGGGTAAGTTCCTGGGCAAAGATGTTGGAAAGTATGAACAACTGGCCGGTCAGGGGAAGGCCTTTATGGAAAGTGAGCTGTACGATGGGGAATATTTCATTCAAAAAATAAAGGTGGATGGGCTTAAGGCCCCGAACCCTATTGAAGCTTCAGCGATCAGTATGGGAGGCCAATACTCTGATGAGGCCAGACAACTGCTGGAAGAGGAGGGGCCGAAGTATCAATATGGAAATGGCTGCCTTTCGGATGGTGTACTGGGTGCATGGATTGCCAGGGTGTGCGGGCTCGATGACCCTATTGATCCTGGCAAGCTAAAGAGCCATTTGCTGGCGGTGCATAAATACAATCTAAAAGACAACCTAAGCGACCATGCCAATCCCCAGCGGCCCACCTTTGCTCTGGGAAACGATGGGGGGCTGTTGCTCTGCTCATGGCCAAAGGGAGGAAAGCTTTCACTGCCTTTTGTCTACAGCGATGAGGTATGGACAGGTATCGAATACCAGGTGGCCGCTCACCTGATGGAAATGGGTGCCGTGGAGGAGGGGCTTGAGATTGTTCGCACGTGCCGGGATCGGTACGATGGCCGGGTGAGGAATCCTTTCAACGAATATGAATGTGGAAGTTGGTACGCCAGGGCACTCTCAAGCTACGGCATGTTGCAAGGGTTGACAGGCGTGCGCTATGATGCTGTCGACAAAACGCTTTATGTAGATTCCAGAATAGGTGACTTTACCAGCTTCCTTTCGACGGAGAACGGCTTTGGTACTGTTACTCTAAAGGGTGGTCAGCCGTCTTTGGATGTAGTTTATGGGGAAATTTCAGTGGATAAGGTGATGGTATCGGGCAAAGAACTTACTCTGGCCTAA
- a CDS encoding carboxypeptidase regulatory-like domain-containing protein → MKHLAITIVLMSCLTQLMAQGANISSLFKSNMSKADEAFHYLDYRTAQYYYLKELDKVPDNKQAQLRVAECYMKLDDSSSAESWLAALVDSAGTEPKVKLLYAEVLRKNGNYSEAKKWYQRILENHGNMMGSELKLAFLKNIDYYQRNPELYEINSLAINSPQSEFSPQLKGNQLIFVSSRKQETMIQYQPSTAHNDDEVMLKYFEVPLDSIEILESVRPLAYGDLLKSKFHDGPLWFYSEKKKVAFTRNNPKNTSVKNGARLINLEIFFADCNADGTWDNVQAFPFNSEDYSVGHPTLNANGTSIYFASNMPGGFGKSDIYVSHLKDGKWSAPENLGPEVNTAEEEFYPYLHNDSTLFFASTGLGGFGGLDVYISYRQHGSFANAVNMGAPLNSAHDDFSILIDDSGRKGYIASNRPEGAGLDDLYAFTTNYYFVTGSVYELVDSAKTVSGASISISNAEDEQTTNITADENGEFKTDLLYDKNYTFSVKKDGYSQLESLVYSTYDKGIGYDSIKLKLWKNELFVKGKIYSNESQSVIEGALVTITNTATGTQQSVQTDTEGVYAFLVYPNEKYRIDATNEGFLPEGYNLNTDNIYYGELLNDLVLEEVFVDKATVFFDVDKYRFSTEAYPELADILKTLKRFPKSTLNVTAHADSRGTVEYNQKLSDRRVATVLDYFAANGVNKSRMKGKGFGESLLLNTCSDGVDCGEDDHSKNRRAEIKVQMTAPPNEVQ, encoded by the coding sequence ATGAAGCACCTAGCCATCACCATCGTTTTGATGAGCTGCCTGACGCAATTAATGGCACAAGGCGCTAACATCTCTTCACTGTTTAAAAGCAACATGTCGAAGGCTGATGAAGCCTTTCACTACCTCGACTACCGAACAGCGCAATATTACTATTTGAAGGAGCTTGACAAAGTTCCTGACAATAAGCAGGCACAGCTAAGAGTGGCGGAATGCTACATGAAGCTGGACGATTCGTCATCTGCCGAATCATGGCTGGCAGCACTCGTTGACAGTGCGGGCACCGAGCCGAAAGTGAAGCTATTATATGCCGAAGTATTGAGAAAGAATGGAAACTATTCGGAAGCAAAAAAATGGTATCAGCGAATTCTGGAAAATCACGGAAATATGATGGGAAGTGAGCTTAAGCTAGCCTTTCTCAAGAATATTGACTACTACCAAAGGAACCCTGAACTGTACGAAATAAACAGTCTGGCAATTAATTCACCGCAGTCTGAGTTCTCACCACAACTCAAAGGAAACCAGCTGATCTTCGTCTCTTCCAGAAAACAAGAGACAATGATCCAATACCAGCCCTCCACCGCCCACAACGACGACGAGGTGATGCTCAAATACTTTGAAGTACCGCTCGACTCTATCGAAATATTAGAAAGCGTCCGCCCCCTGGCATACGGAGACCTGCTGAAATCAAAGTTTCATGATGGCCCCTTGTGGTTTTACAGTGAGAAAAAAAAGGTCGCCTTTACAAGAAATAACCCTAAAAACACCTCCGTAAAAAACGGTGCCAGGCTCATCAATCTTGAAATCTTTTTTGCCGACTGCAATGCGGACGGCACCTGGGACAACGTCCAGGCATTTCCGTTCAATAGTGAAGATTACTCAGTAGGCCATCCTACCCTGAATGCCAATGGTACGAGCATCTACTTCGCCTCCAACATGCCGGGTGGATTTGGAAAGTCCGACATCTATGTCTCGCATTTGAAAGACGGGAAATGGTCAGCTCCTGAAAACCTGGGGCCGGAAGTCAACACGGCAGAAGAAGAGTTTTACCCCTACCTGCACAACGATTCCACACTTTTCTTCGCCTCAACAGGCCTCGGAGGATTTGGAGGTCTTGACGTTTATATCAGTTACAGACAACATGGCTCGTTTGCCAACGCCGTAAACATGGGGGCACCACTCAATTCCGCCCACGATGACTTCTCGATTCTGATTGACGACAGCGGTAGAAAGGGATATATAGCCTCCAACCGTCCGGAGGGTGCTGGCCTCGACGATCTTTATGCCTTTACAACCAACTACTACTTTGTTACTGGCAGTGTGTACGAACTTGTTGACAGTGCCAAAACAGTTTCAGGTGCCAGCATCTCAATTTCTAACGCCGAAGACGAGCAAACGACCAATATTACTGCCGATGAGAACGGAGAGTTCAAAACTGATTTGCTTTATGATAAAAACTACACGTTCTCAGTAAAAAAGGATGGATATTCTCAACTAGAATCACTTGTATACTCGACCTACGACAAAGGAATTGGCTACGACAGCATCAAACTGAAACTCTGGAAGAATGAATTGTTTGTAAAGGGAAAAATTTACAGCAACGAGTCGCAGTCGGTCATTGAAGGTGCTCTGGTGACAATAACGAACACTGCCACAGGCACCCAGCAATCAGTACAAACGGATACTGAGGGAGTATATGCGTTTTTGGTTTATCCGAACGAAAAATACAGAATAGATGCCACCAATGAAGGCTTCCTTCCCGAAGGATATAACCTGAACACAGATAATATCTACTATGGCGAGCTCCTCAACGACCTGGTGCTCGAAGAAGTTTTTGTTGATAAAGCCACAGTATTCTTTGACGTTGACAAATACCGGTTCAGCACTGAAGCTTACCCAGAGCTTGCTGACATACTGAAAACGCTCAAGCGATTTCCTAAATCAACACTTAATGTGACAGCCCACGCCGACTCCCGGGGAACGGTAGAATACAACCAAAAGCTGTCCGATCGCAGGGTTGCCACCGTACTCGACTATTTTGCTGCGAATGGTGTCAACAAATCCCGAATGAAGGGCAAAGGATTTGGTGAGTCTCTTTTGCTGAACACTTGTTCTGATGGAGTAGATTGCGGCGAAGACGACCATTCGAAAAACAGACGAGCAGAGATCAAAGTACAAATGACAGCTCCTCCTAATGAAGTGCAATAA
- a CDS encoding FKBP-type peptidyl-prolyl cis-trans isomerase codes for MLTVQKEHIISLRYTMKDDQGVLLEDRMSGRPVEFLYGSGDILPELESNLSGMAPGDVANLSFSTELGSSLVSYFFEVVVEGVRKATDNEIANGRPEGLKENKDCGPGCDCW; via the coding sequence ATGTTGACTGTTCAGAAGGAACATATTATTTCCCTGCGTTACACCATGAAAGATGATCAGGGAGTGCTGCTGGAGGACAGAATGAGCGGCAGGCCCGTTGAATTTCTATATGGTTCAGGAGACATCTTGCCGGAGCTCGAATCCAACCTGTCGGGAATGGCACCCGGTGACGTGGCTAACCTTAGCTTCTCTACAGAGCTCGGCAGCTCATTGGTGTCCTATTTTTTTGAGGTGGTGGTTGAAGGTGTACGAAAAGCTACCGATAATGAGATCGCAAATGGAAGACCTGAAGGGTTGAAAGAAAATAAGGACTGTGGGCCAGGGTGTGATTGCTGGTAG